Proteins from one Paracoccus aminovorans genomic window:
- a CDS encoding RHS repeat-associated core domain-containing protein, translated as MPPALAAAHIGHEIEHSSAFMGFLVGAAVGLLAGAAIVAATVLTGGAALAVVAAVGGAVAATGGGALAGMYIGEAIKNPKGPISSGSPDVFYGAARIPAARAVIDTVACKDHGTKFLATGSDSVFINTYPAVRDDDKSECDGTVKSGFDNIFIGAETMQYLEIESEVPEWMVDVAMGMVIVGTAVALTFGAAAAFAAGGLCALGTFGLQVAGGLVGAAILAPVGGMIGEALGGELGKRIGETAGGLLGGGLGARAGGLFGRRTLTGHPVDVATGELVTQETDFVISGLVGLAWERSWISSSTQDGALGRKWHHPFDMALAEAESCQVLRVEKGRLVLLPRLEVGQSFWHRAESLLATRLGTEEWVIRRDDGLHYRLAAPGPDGGLRLVEISDGNGNRIAADYDAAGHLAQVTGSDGIRYLFDSDAAGRFTRISKTDGQVALPLVGYDYDASGDLIRATDAAGQAFAYAYDRHLLIRETRKSGLSFHFAWDDPSLGGEARCIRTWGDGDIYWRALDYRPGETRVTNGKGAVETYFYNEIGLVTRMISPLGAESGCTINRFGECEAAVDPNGAVSRWRFDAFGRLVEAVDPLGAATRLAYASDDPRSPNFLNLAEETDPLGAAMEFEYDARGNLTGFTDQAGHRIRTLRDARGLMLSVQDDLGVLARYSWSEAGHLLAERNGRGGRVSYAYDGFGLLLREQPEDEAATTFAHDALGRVTRIERECGARLLGYSPDGLLARLTEPDGTTWRWDFDGLPLPVRRHNPDGSSFRYDYDSELNLVRLLNELGEEYRLEYDLAEQLVLEQGFDGHTLRYDYDPAGHLIGQRDARRRHLFRRDALGRLLRRDSGDGGWAEYAYDLAGRMVLALNAARRVTFRHDPRGLVLGENQDGAELAHSYSGRGERLATVLPDGRILHFGYDRDGSFERFSFGGREVLSLARDRMGRETLREAGRLAQQTEYDPQGRIRRQLAWRAGKDRPVFSRTYRHDANGRVRGIDDLLRGARDYLYDAREQLRRVDGAAPETFFFDPAGNIAGPSADGRDVSIRGGRLLMRGDCHYEYDDAGNRILLRRGHAGSHVFRYGYDDLDQLVAVHEDRGRTSRSTEFRYDALGRRVWKRHREILRAANDPGGDAIAEHVRDETTWFLWDDMVLLAEGKGDAQGARDPLAVVYVHEPASFRPLAQIRRHDPAQEGEVLVYWLDHLGTPQEISNEKGELVWQVALKAWGGIDRPVIERVENNLRFPGQYHDVETGLHYNRHRHYDPDIGGFVNQDPIRLLGGEKLALYAPNPLSWTDPLGLDPDDWNDYQRRNSGRGWSPAQMRANYRKTREWRTNNPVSDGTHGNSHATTKPAYGYILRDRDTHQPVKFGETTERNPFRRYSQSYYDKHNVYMDPVKKGTKQQMHQWQHERIVQYKNRHGFRPRLNLCDY; from the coding sequence ATGCCGCCCGCCCTTGCCGCCGCCCATATCGGACATGAGATCGAGCACAGCTCGGCCTTCATGGGCTTCCTGGTCGGGGCGGCCGTCGGATTGCTGGCTGGGGCGGCCATCGTCGCGGCGACGGTGCTTACGGGCGGCGCGGCACTGGCGGTGGTGGCGGCGGTCGGGGGCGCGGTCGCCGCGACCGGCGGCGGCGCGCTGGCCGGCATGTATATCGGCGAGGCGATCAAGAACCCGAAGGGGCCGATCTCGTCCGGCTCGCCCGACGTGTTCTATGGCGCCGCGCGCATCCCGGCGGCGCGGGCGGTGATCGACACCGTCGCCTGCAAGGACCACGGCACCAAGTTCCTGGCGACGGGCAGCGACAGCGTCTTCATCAACACCTATCCGGCGGTGCGCGACGACGACAAATCCGAATGCGACGGCACGGTCAAATCCGGTTTCGACAATATCTTCATCGGCGCCGAGACGATGCAGTATCTGGAGATCGAAAGCGAAGTGCCGGAATGGATGGTCGATGTCGCGATGGGCATGGTCATCGTCGGCACGGCGGTGGCGCTGACCTTCGGCGCCGCGGCGGCCTTTGCGGCGGGCGGGCTCTGCGCGCTCGGCACCTTCGGGCTGCAGGTCGCGGGCGGGCTGGTCGGCGCGGCGATCCTGGCCCCGGTCGGCGGCATGATCGGCGAAGCCCTTGGCGGCGAGCTGGGCAAGCGCATCGGCGAGACCGCGGGCGGATTGCTGGGCGGCGGGCTGGGCGCCCGCGCGGGCGGGCTTTTCGGCCGCCGCACCCTGACCGGCCATCCGGTGGACGTGGCGACAGGCGAGCTGGTCACGCAAGAGACGGATTTCGTGATCTCGGGCCTGGTCGGCCTGGCGTGGGAGCGCAGCTGGATCTCCTCCTCGACCCAGGATGGGGCGCTGGGGCGCAAATGGCACCATCCCTTCGACATGGCGCTGGCCGAGGCCGAATCCTGCCAGGTGCTGCGGGTCGAAAAGGGTCGGCTGGTGCTTCTGCCCCGGCTGGAGGTCGGCCAGAGCTTCTGGCACCGGGCGGAAAGCCTGCTCGCCACCCGGCTGGGCACGGAGGAATGGGTGATTCGCCGCGACGACGGGCTGCATTATCGCCTGGCCGCGCCGGGGCCAGACGGCGGGCTGCGGCTGGTCGAGATCAGCGACGGCAACGGCAACCGCATCGCCGCGGATTACGATGCCGCCGGGCATCTGGCGCAGGTCACCGGCAGCGACGGCATCCGCTATCTGTTCGACAGCGACGCCGCCGGCCGCTTCACCCGCATCAGCAAGACCGACGGCCAGGTGGCGCTGCCCCTGGTCGGTTACGACTACGACGCGAGCGGCGACCTGATCCGCGCCACCGATGCCGCCGGGCAGGCCTTCGCCTATGCCTACGACCGTCACCTGCTGATCCGCGAGACCCGCAAGAGCGGGTTGTCGTTCCATTTCGCCTGGGACGACCCGTCGCTGGGCGGCGAAGCCCGCTGCATCCGCACCTGGGGCGACGGCGACATCTATTGGCGCGCGCTGGACTATCGCCCGGGCGAAACCCGCGTCACCAACGGCAAGGGCGCGGTCGAGACCTATTTCTACAACGAGATCGGTCTCGTCACCCGCATGATCTCGCCTCTGGGGGCGGAATCCGGCTGCACGATCAACCGTTTCGGCGAATGCGAAGCCGCCGTCGATCCGAACGGCGCGGTGTCGCGCTGGCGCTTCGACGCATTCGGGCGGCTGGTCGAGGCGGTCGATCCCCTGGGCGCGGCCACCCGCCTGGCCTATGCCAGCGACGACCCGCGCAGCCCAAACTTCCTGAATCTGGCCGAGGAAACCGACCCGCTGGGCGCGGCGATGGAGTTCGAATACGATGCCCGCGGCAATCTGACCGGTTTCACCGACCAGGCCGGCCATCGCATCCGCACCCTGCGCGACGCGCGCGGGCTGATGCTTTCGGTGCAGGACGACCTGGGCGTGCTGGCGCGCTATTCCTGGTCCGAGGCCGGGCACCTTCTGGCCGAGCGCAACGGCCGCGGCGGCCGGGTGTCCTATGCCTATGACGGCTTCGGCCTTTTGCTGCGCGAGCAGCCCGAGGACGAGGCCGCGACCACCTTCGCCCATGACGCCCTGGGCCGCGTCACCCGCATCGAGCGCGAGTGCGGCGCCCGGCTGCTGGGCTACAGCCCCGACGGGCTGCTGGCCCGGCTGACCGAGCCCGACGGCACCACCTGGCGCTGGGACTTCGACGGGCTGCCCCTGCCCGTCCGGCGCCACAATCCCGACGGCAGCAGCTTCCGCTATGATTACGACAGCGAACTGAACCTGGTCCGGCTGCTCAACGAGCTGGGCGAGGAATATCGGTTGGAATACGACCTGGCCGAGCAGCTGGTGCTGGAACAGGGCTTCGACGGCCATACGCTGCGCTACGACTACGATCCGGCCGGCCATCTGATCGGCCAGCGCGACGCCCGGCGGCGGCATCTTTTCCGGCGCGATGCCCTGGGCCGGCTGCTGCGGCGCGACAGCGGCGACGGCGGCTGGGCGGAATATGCCTATGATCTCGCGGGACGCATGGTCCTGGCCCTGAACGCGGCGCGGCGCGTGACCTTCCGCCACGACCCGCGTGGGCTGGTGCTGGGCGAAAACCAGGACGGGGCCGAACTGGCCCATTCCTATTCCGGCCGCGGCGAGCGGCTGGCGACGGTCCTGCCCGACGGCCGCATCCTGCATTTCGGCTACGACCGCGACGGCAGTTTCGAGCGTTTCTCGTTCGGCGGGCGCGAGGTGCTGTCGCTCGCCCGCGACCGCATGGGGCGCGAGACCCTGCGCGAGGCCGGGCGTCTGGCCCAGCAGACCGAATACGATCCCCAGGGCCGCATCCGCCGGCAGCTGGCCTGGCGGGCCGGCAAGGATCGGCCGGTGTTCAGCCGCACCTATCGCCATGACGCAAACGGCCGGGTGCGCGGTATCGACGACCTTTTGCGCGGGGCGCGCGACTATCTCTACGACGCGCGCGAGCAGTTGCGCCGGGTCGACGGCGCCGCGCCCGAGACCTTTTTCTTCGACCCCGCCGGCAATATCGCCGGGCCTTCCGCGGACGGGCGCGACGTGTCGATCCGGGGCGGCCGGCTGCTGATGCGGGGCGATTGCCATTACGAATACGACGATGCCGGCAACCGCATCCTGCTGCGCCGCGGCCATGCCGGCAGCCATGTCTTCCGCTACGGTTACGACGACCTGGACCAGCTGGTCGCCGTGCACGAGGACCGGGGCCGGACCAGCCGCAGCACCGAATTCCGCTATGACGCCCTGGGCCGCCGGGTCTGGAAACGGCATCGCGAGATCCTGCGCGCCGCCAACGACCCCGGCGGCGACGCCATCGCCGAACATGTCCGCGACGAGACGACCTGGTTCCTGTGGGACGACATGGTGCTGCTGGCCGAGGGCAAGGGCGACGCGCAGGGCGCCCGCGACCCCCTGGCCGTCGTCTATGTCCACGAGCCCGCCAGTTTCCGTCCCCTGGCCCAGATCCGGCGCCACGATCCGGCGCAGGAAGGCGAGGTGCTGGTCTATTGGCTGGATCACCTGGGCACGCCGCAGGAAATCTCGAACGAAAAGGGCGAACTGGTCTGGCAGGTGGCGCTGAAGGCCTGGGGCGGCATCGACCGGCCGGTGATCGAGCGGGTCGAGAACAACCTGCGCTTTCCGGGCCAGTATCACGACGTCGAGACCGGGCTGCACTACAACCGACACCGCCACTACGACCCCGACATCGGCGGCTTCGTCAACCAGGACCCGATCCGCCTGCTGGGCGGCGAGAAGCTGGCGCTTTATGCGCCGAATCCGCTGTCATGGACCGACCCGCTGGGGCTGGACCCCGACGACTGGAACGACTACCAGCGCCGGAACAGCGGGCGCGGCTGGTCGCCGGCGCAGATGCGGGCGAATTATCGCAAGACGCGGGAATGGCGGACGAACAATCCGGTCTCGGACGGGACCCATGGCAACAGCCACGCGACGACGAAACCGGCCTATGGCTACATCCTGCGGGACCGCGACACGCATCAGCCGGTCAAGTTCGGCGAGACGACCGAGCGGAACCCCTTCCGCCGATACAGCCAGAGCTATTACGACAAGCACAACGTCTATATGGATCCGGTCAAGAAGGGCACCAAGCAGCAGATGCACCAATGGCAACACGAGCGCATCGTCCAGTACAAGAACCGGCACGGCTTCCGGCCCCGCCTCAACCTGTGTGACTACTGA
- a CDS encoding DcrB-related protein has product MSICRTEHFNLTVPDGWADRSMITWVAPPQPGYKVLPNLLCSKGELQRGEDLDKFVNRQLKELMGQVKNFDLVSRRNVMFGGRPAVELLFRMRPQNVMLQQRQIFFQADPAGPGVQTVVATAAREDFDALAPVFEQVLNSVSWNG; this is encoded by the coding sequence ATGTCCATTTGCCGCACCGAGCATTTCAACCTGACCGTGCCCGACGGTTGGGCCGACCGCAGCATGATCACCTGGGTGGCGCCGCCGCAGCCCGGCTACAAGGTCCTTCCCAACCTGTTGTGCTCCAAGGGAGAACTGCAGCGCGGCGAGGATCTGGACAAGTTCGTGAACCGGCAGCTGAAAGAGCTGATGGGCCAGGTCAAGAACTTCGACCTGGTCAGCCGGCGCAACGTCATGTTCGGCGGCCGTCCGGCGGTGGAACTGCTGTTCCGGATGCGGCCGCAGAACGTCATGCTGCAGCAGCGGCAGATCTTCTTCCAGGCCGACCCGGCCGGTCCCGGCGTGCAGACGGTGGTGGCGACGGCGGCACGCGAGGATTTCGATGCGCTGGCGCCGGTCTTCGAGCAGGTGCTGAACTCGGTTTCCTGGAACGGCTGA
- a CDS encoding type VI secretion system Vgr family protein, producing MNAPLRQSERLGRLTTALGANTLALLRFDGSDHLNDLFEYRVEALATRPDLDFDALVGTHATVEIETRDGPQPFDGIVTQARWAGVGENGHRYDLTLRPWFWLASRRRNQRIFHDKTVIQILTELLADYAQLGDPAVEFQLSQDYPTLEYTVQYRESDLDFARRQMERAGISFHFRHAPGSHTLVLTDDVLAHETIGARPYKSYDGHHQAEGEHFWDWAPERNLTTGAIRLTDYNFKTPDAAMEADRLGDAAHAQGQIESFDYPGDYLAQDVGKLVAGLRTSQERGADRRNRAVGDCASLRAGRRVTLSGDPVPGTGETYLCLSASHHFVSEAYGSGGQGSDGYAFTGSYALMPDTAPMVPPRRTAVPVVHGPQTAMVVGEGEIDCDAFGRILVRFHWDLSGAHSMRCRVSQNWAGAGWGGMVIPRIGMEVVVEFLEGDPDKPLVTGNVFNGRNAAPYPLPENKTKMVMRSNTHQGAGFNELSFEDQAGQEEIFMHGQKDHRVQILNDQNQSIGNNRSKSVGNDQSESIGNDKSISVGNNHSETITADKTLSVGGNHTESVTGDMALEITGNRSETVKSTRTLKVTGDDSTTVEQGEQSTTVSTGARRVSVLAAGQYTTVNQDIVTVSKTGGIAIKAATSVVIEAPSILLKADASNFIQIGGGQLIIEGAETYINPRETAPDTGALSSD from the coding sequence ATGAACGCCCCCCTGCGCCAGTCCGAGCGTCTCGGGCGCCTCACCACCGCCCTCGGTGCCAATACCCTGGCGCTGCTGCGCTTCGACGGCAGCGATCACCTGAACGACCTCTTCGAATACCGCGTCGAGGCGCTCGCCACCCGCCCAGACCTCGACTTCGACGCGCTCGTCGGCACCCATGCCACCGTCGAGATCGAGACCCGCGACGGCCCCCAGCCCTTCGACGGCATCGTCACGCAAGCCCGCTGGGCCGGCGTGGGCGAGAACGGCCACCGCTACGACCTGACCCTGCGGCCCTGGTTCTGGCTCGCCTCCCGCCGGCGCAACCAGCGGATCTTCCACGACAAAACCGTCATCCAGATCCTGACCGAACTGCTCGCCGACTATGCCCAGCTCGGCGATCCGGCGGTCGAGTTCCAGCTGTCGCAGGACTACCCGACCCTCGAATACACCGTGCAATACCGCGAATCCGACCTCGATTTCGCCCGCCGGCAGATGGAGCGGGCGGGCATCAGCTTCCATTTCCGCCACGCGCCCGGCAGCCACACGCTGGTGCTGACCGACGACGTGCTGGCGCATGAGACCATCGGCGCCCGGCCCTACAAGTCCTACGACGGCCATCACCAGGCGGAGGGCGAGCATTTCTGGGACTGGGCGCCCGAACGCAACCTGACCACCGGCGCCATCCGGCTGACCGACTACAATTTCAAGACCCCCGACGCGGCGATGGAGGCCGACCGCTTGGGCGACGCCGCCCATGCGCAGGGGCAGATCGAGAGCTTTGATTATCCTGGAGATTACCTCGCGCAGGATGTGGGAAAGCTGGTGGCGGGGTTGCGGACGTCGCAGGAGCGCGGCGCGGATCGCAGGAACCGCGCGGTGGGCGACTGCGCCAGCTTGCGGGCGGGGCGTCGGGTGACGCTGTCGGGCGATCCGGTGCCGGGGACGGGCGAGACCTATCTGTGCCTCTCGGCCTCGCATCATTTCGTCAGCGAGGCTTATGGCTCCGGCGGCCAGGGCAGCGACGGCTATGCGTTTACCGGGTCCTACGCCTTGATGCCGGACACGGCGCCGATGGTGCCGCCGCGGCGGACGGCGGTGCCGGTGGTGCACGGGCCGCAGACGGCGATGGTGGTGGGCGAGGGCGAGATCGACTGCGACGCGTTCGGCCGCATCCTGGTGCGGTTCCACTGGGACCTGTCGGGGGCGCATTCGATGCGCTGCCGGGTGTCGCAGAACTGGGCCGGCGCCGGCTGGGGCGGCATGGTGATCCCCAGGATCGGCATGGAGGTCGTCGTCGAGTTCCTCGAGGGCGATCCCGATAAGCCCCTGGTGACGGGGAATGTGTTCAACGGCAGGAACGCGGCGCCCTACCCGCTGCCGGAGAACAAGACCAAGATGGTGATGCGCTCGAACACCCATCAGGGCGCCGGTTTCAACGAGCTCAGCTTCGAGGATCAAGCCGGGCAGGAAGAGATCTTCATGCATGGGCAGAAGGACCACCGCGTCCAGATCCTGAACGACCAGAACCAGAGCATCGGCAACAACCGCTCGAAATCCGTCGGCAACGACCAGTCGGAATCCATCGGCAACGACAAGTCGATCAGCGTCGGCAACAATCATTCCGAGACCATCACCGCCGACAAGACGCTCAGCGTGGGCGGCAACCATACCGAAAGCGTCACCGGCGACATGGCGCTGGAGATCACCGGCAACCGCTCGGAAACCGTGAAGAGCACCCGGACCCTGAAAGTGACCGGCGACGACAGCACCACCGTGGAACAGGGCGAACAAAGCACCACCGTCAGCACCGGCGCGCGCCGGGTCAGCGTGCTGGCGGCGGGGCAATATACCACCGTCAACCAGGATATCGTCACCGTCTCCAAGACCGGCGGCATCGCCATCAAGGCCGCGACCAGCGTGGTGATCGAGGCGCCCAGCATCCTGCTCAAGGCCGATGCCTCGAACTTCATCCAGATCGGCGGCGGCCAGCTGATCATCGAGGGAGCCGAGACCTATATCAACCCCCGCGAAACCGCGCCCGACACCGGCGCGCTGTCCTCCGACTGA
- a CDS encoding IS110 family RNA-guided transposase, whose product MKLFVGLDVSLEKTAICVISEHGKIVKEAQVASEPKALSCWICDQDGAIAAVGLEAGPLSQWLHRGLSDAGRPVVLMETRQVKGALKAMPIKTDRRDAEGIARLLHLGWFRPVHCKSVSAQEVRAVLSPRKAVQQGFITLEMSLRGLLRNFGLKVGTISRGRFEQRIRELAAGNPMLEAATEPMLRARSALRRELAGLERNVRQLSQEDPVCRRLMSMPGIGAVVALTYRSAVDDPARFTSSKKVGPWVGLTPSRNQSGERDISGGITKAGDVNLRRALCQAATVMMYEEGQKTVRGTVFPTIGGRASWLRTWAAKLARRRGAKRAMVGLAHRIAVILHRMWKDDTDFRFGIPVLHAG is encoded by the coding sequence ATGAAGCTGTTTGTCGGGCTGGATGTGTCGCTGGAGAAGACCGCGATCTGCGTGATCAGCGAGCATGGGAAGATCGTGAAGGAGGCGCAGGTGGCCAGCGAGCCCAAGGCGCTGTCGTGCTGGATCTGCGACCAGGACGGCGCAATTGCCGCCGTCGGGCTTGAGGCTGGCCCCTTGTCGCAGTGGCTGCATCGCGGGTTGTCAGATGCGGGACGACCTGTCGTTCTCATGGAAACCAGACAGGTAAAAGGCGCCCTGAAGGCCATGCCGATCAAGACGGACCGGCGGGATGCAGAGGGTATTGCACGTCTGCTTCATCTTGGTTGGTTCCGACCCGTTCATTGCAAATCGGTGTCTGCACAGGAGGTTAGAGCGGTGCTCAGCCCTCGTAAGGCTGTGCAACAAGGGTTTATCACGCTGGAAATGTCACTGCGCGGGCTGCTGCGGAACTTCGGGCTCAAGGTTGGCACCATATCCCGCGGCAGGTTCGAACAGCGTATCCGCGAACTGGCGGCGGGCAACCCGATGCTGGAAGCGGCAACCGAACCCATGCTTCGCGCGCGCTCGGCGCTGCGGCGAGAGCTGGCGGGTCTTGAACGCAATGTCCGTCAACTCTCCCAGGAAGATCCGGTCTGTCGTCGGCTGATGTCGATGCCCGGGATCGGCGCCGTCGTGGCGTTGACCTATCGATCCGCTGTCGATGATCCCGCCCGCTTCACATCCTCGAAGAAGGTCGGACCATGGGTCGGCCTGACGCCGTCTCGCAACCAGTCGGGCGAGCGCGACATCTCGGGCGGGATCACCAAGGCAGGCGACGTCAACCTTCGACGCGCGCTGTGCCAGGCGGCAACCGTCATGATGTATGAGGAGGGTCAGAAAACAGTCCGGGGGACTGTTTTCCCGACGATTGGTGGACGGGCGAGCTGGCTGCGAACCTGGGCGGCAAAACTTGCGCGCCGTCGTGGTGCCAAGCGCGCGATGGTTGGGCTGGCCCACCGCATCGCCGTGATCCTGCACCGGATGTGGAAGGATGACACCGACTTCCGTTTTGGCATTCCCGTGCTTCATGCCGGCTGA
- a CDS encoding cytochrome D1 domain-containing protein: MIRRIASSRLWLVALLLAPAPSLADAAGDYAAHCAACHGEHRLGGTGPALIPETLGRVKGIAEIIAQGRPLTQMAGFAEQLAPAQIEALEGFIKTPLDQTPHWTPEDIAASREMAADYRPAAAPVFDADPMNITLVVETGDHHVSVLDGDRLEVLDRFATPYAVHGGPKFSPDGRYVFIMSRDGWVQKYDIWSLREVGRIRAGLNSRNIAMSHDGRWLAVANSLPQTLTILSTETLEPVRVIEVAGRDGTPSRVSAVYQAPQRKSFILALKDAPEIWEIATDPDAGPFHDGYVHSHEKGMEEAFGAQQGLFARRRIPTDEPLDDFFFDPGYRNLIGTNREGTKGVVINLTTGARVAELPLPGMPHLGSGITWDRAGHKVMATPHLNEGVLSVIDMTDWTLVKQIRTDGPGFFLRSHETSDYVWADVFMGPNRDEMHVIDKQTLKIVRTLKPAPGRTAAHTEFTRDGRYALVSIWEEDGAVVVYDAKTLEEVKRLPMRKPSGKYNIWNKITFSDGTSH; encoded by the coding sequence ATGATCCGGCGCATCGCTTCTTCTAGGCTCTGGTTAGTGGCGCTGCTGCTGGCCCCCGCCCCGTCCCTGGCCGACGCGGCAGGTGATTACGCTGCGCATTGCGCCGCCTGCCACGGCGAGCACCGGCTGGGCGGCACCGGGCCGGCGCTGATCCCCGAGACGCTGGGCCGCGTCAAGGGCATCGCCGAGATCATCGCCCAGGGCCGGCCGCTGACCCAGATGGCGGGCTTTGCCGAGCAGCTTGCGCCCGCCCAGATCGAGGCGCTGGAAGGCTTCATCAAGACGCCGCTGGACCAGACCCCGCACTGGACGCCCGAGGACATCGCCGCCAGCCGCGAGATGGCGGCGGATTACCGCCCCGCCGCCGCCCCGGTCTTCGATGCCGATCCGATGAACATCACCCTGGTCGTGGAAACCGGCGACCATCACGTCAGCGTGCTGGACGGCGACCGGCTGGAGGTGCTGGACCGTTTCGCCACCCCCTATGCCGTCCACGGCGGGCCCAAGTTCTCGCCCGACGGGCGTTACGTCTTCATCATGTCGCGCGACGGCTGGGTGCAGAAATACGACATCTGGTCGCTGCGCGAGGTCGGCCGCATCCGCGCCGGGCTCAACAGCCGCAACATCGCCATGAGCCATGACGGCCGCTGGCTCGCCGTCGCCAACTCTCTGCCGCAGACGCTGACCATCCTGTCGACCGAAACGCTGGAGCCGGTCCGCGTCATCGAGGTCGCCGGCCGCGACGGCACCCCCAGCCGGGTCAGCGCCGTCTACCAGGCGCCGCAGCGCAAGAGCTTCATCCTGGCGCTGAAGGACGCGCCCGAGATCTGGGAGATCGCCACCGACCCCGATGCCGGTCCCTTCCACGACGGCTATGTCCACAGCCATGAAAAGGGCATGGAGGAAGCCTTCGGCGCCCAGCAGGGCCTGTTCGCGCGTCGCCGCATCCCGACCGACGAGCCGCTGGACGATTTCTTCTTCGACCCCGGCTATCGCAACCTGATCGGCACCAACCGCGAGGGCACCAAGGGCGTGGTGATCAACCTGACCACCGGCGCCAGGGTCGCGGAACTGCCGCTGCCGGGGATGCCGCATCTCGGCTCGGGCATCACCTGGGACCGGGCCGGGCACAAGGTCATGGCGACGCCGCATCTGAACGAGGGCGTGCTGTCGGTGATCGACATGACCGACTGGACGCTGGTCAAGCAGATCAGGACCGACGGCCCGGGCTTCTTCCTGCGCAGCCACGAGACCTCGGATTATGTCTGGGCCGACGTGTTCATGGGCCCGAACCGCGACGAGATGCATGTCATCGACAAGCAGACGCTGAAGATCGTCCGCACCCTGAAGCCGGCGCCCGGCCGGACCGCCGCGCATACCGAGTTCACCCGCGACGGCCGCTACGCGCTGGTCTCGATCTGGGAGGAAGACGGCGCGGTCGTGGTCTATGACGCCAAGACGCTGGAAGAGGTCAAGCGCCTGCCGATGCGCAAGCCCTCGGGCAAGTACAACATCTGGAACAAGATCACCTTCTCGGACGGGACCAGCCATTAG
- the nirJ gene encoding heme d1 biosynthesis radical SAM protein NirJ: protein MFRLTQYMQQLLHPTPVARRASAGAVKPVVIWNLTRSCNLKCRHCYTVSSDHVFPGELTHEQAMAVLDDLSAFRIPALILSGGEPLSRFDFWDLAARARQLDFRHLSLSTNGTKLGEPGAAARVAALGFDYVGISLDGIGAVNDWFRGVEGAFDNALAGVRACKARGVKVGLRFTITRDNAHHLPAMLDLCESEGVDKFYLSHLVYAGRGDKHRGDDQDHAHTRRAMDLLIRRGWDALSQGRPLEIVTGNNDADAVWFIRWAERNFPAEAVAHVREHLLAWGGNSSGLGVANIDPQGKVHPDTYWSDYTVGSVKERPFSAWWTGDDPMLATLRTRPRPLQGRCGACAFQRICGGNTRIRALQLTGDPWAEDPACYLSNAEIGAENDPARLAVTPFRGKSHDPAHRFF, encoded by the coding sequence ATGTTCCGCCTGACGCAATACATGCAGCAACTGCTGCACCCGACGCCGGTCGCCCGCCGGGCCTCGGCGGGTGCGGTCAAGCCGGTGGTGATCTGGAACCTGACCCGCAGCTGCAACCTGAAATGCCGGCACTGCTATACCGTCAGCAGCGACCACGTCTTTCCGGGCGAGCTGACGCATGAACAGGCGATGGCGGTCCTGGACGACCTTTCCGCCTTTCGCATCCCGGCGCTGATCCTGTCGGGCGGCGAGCCGCTGTCGCGCTTCGACTTCTGGGACCTGGCCGCGCGCGCCCGGCAACTGGATTTCCGCCACCTGTCGCTGTCCACCAACGGCACCAAGCTGGGCGAGCCCGGCGCCGCCGCCCGCGTGGCCGCCCTGGGCTTCGACTATGTCGGCATCAGCCTGGATGGGATCGGGGCGGTGAACGACTGGTTCCGCGGTGTCGAAGGCGCCTTCGACAATGCCCTGGCCGGGGTCCGGGCCTGCAAGGCGCGCGGCGTCAAGGTGGGCCTGCGCTTCACCATCACCCGCGACAATGCCCATCACCTGCCCGCGATGCTGGACCTGTGCGAATCCGAGGGCGTGGACAAGTTCTACCTGTCGCATCTGGTCTATGCCGGCCGCGGCGACAAGCATCGCGGCGACGACCAGGACCACGCCCATACCCGCCGCGCCATGGACCTGCTGATCCGGCGCGGCTGGGACGCGCTGTCGCAGGGCCGGCCGTTGGAGATCGTCACCGGCAACAACGACGCCGACGCGGTCTGGTTCATCCGCTGGGCCGAGCGCAATTTCCCGGCCGAGGCGGTGGCGCATGTCCGCGAGCATCTGCTGGCCTGGGGTGGCAATTCCTCGGGGCTGGGGGTCGCGAACATCGACCCGCAGGGCAAGGTGCATCCCGACACCTATTGGTCGGACTATACCGTCGGCTCGGTCAAGGAACGGCCGTTCAGCGCCTGGTGGACCGGCGACGACCCGATGCTGGCCACGCTGCGCACCCGGCCGCGGCCGCTGCAGGGCCGCTGCGGCGCCTGCGCCTTTCAGCGGATCTGTGGCGGCAATACCCGCATCCGGGCGCTGCAACTGACCGGGGACCCCTGGGCCGAGGACCCGGCCTGCTATCTGTCCAATGCCGAGATCGGGGCCGAGAACGACCCGGCCCGGCTTGCCGTCACGCCGTTCCGGGGGAAAAGCCATGATCCGGCGCATCGCTTCTTCTAG